Proteins from a genomic interval of Salinarchaeum sp. Harcht-Bsk1:
- a CDS encoding PstS family phosphate ABC transporter substrate-binding protein, which yields MARESAANSDLVSRRKIILTTGAAGAAALAGCSSGDGDDSDDGGSDSGSDSGSDSGSDSGSDNENTDGNESGSMDTSVLTADGSSTVYPITNTGGSYWNSNPEAGDEDYWPNSWAQEEYDTQMRLADFFAQDYGYEATEERSNPPFRASIALSHSGTGVEGVMEERIDIGDSSAPAEAELAGTDPSEETLNNFVDHVVGVDGQPIVVSREIADAGVEQITIEELRGIYRQEITNWSEVGGPDRDILALGRSAGSGTDTAFRANVYGDPEASISPDQRFGQNQQLQQAVTQADNAIAYIALAFVEPDGGTPPIGLEIDGTLYEYGTNLGAQDYPLSRDLHAYTWEDTSRKEACFINFLLSDFGQEIFVAGNNYFKLPQDRLETQREMVAASNYE from the coding sequence ATGGCACGCGAGTCAGCGGCCAACTCCGACCTCGTATCACGGCGGAAGATCATCCTGACCACTGGCGCTGCGGGTGCGGCAGCGCTGGCGGGCTGTTCGAGCGGCGACGGTGACGACTCCGACGACGGTGGCTCGGACTCGGGTTCGGACTCCGGCTCCGATTCCGGTTCCGACTCGGGCTCGGACAACGAGAACACCGACGGCAACGAGTCCGGCAGCATGGACACCAGCGTCCTGACCGCCGACGGGTCCTCGACGGTCTACCCGATCACGAACACCGGCGGTAGCTACTGGAACTCCAATCCCGAGGCCGGCGACGAGGACTACTGGCCGAACTCGTGGGCGCAGGAGGAGTACGACACCCAGATGCGCCTCGCCGACTTCTTCGCACAGGACTACGGGTACGAGGCCACCGAGGAGCGCTCGAACCCGCCGTTCCGCGCGTCCATCGCCCTGTCCCACTCCGGGACGGGCGTCGAGGGCGTCATGGAGGAGCGCATCGACATCGGCGACTCCTCCGCCCCCGCGGAGGCCGAACTCGCCGGGACGGACCCCAGCGAGGAGACGCTGAACAACTTCGTCGACCACGTCGTCGGCGTCGACGGCCAGCCGATCGTCGTCTCCCGCGAGATCGCGGACGCGGGCGTCGAGCAGATCACGATCGAGGAGCTCCGCGGCATCTACCGCCAGGAAATCACCAACTGGAGCGAGGTCGGCGGTCCGGACCGCGACATCCTCGCGCTCGGTCGCTCCGCTGGCTCCGGGACTGACACCGCCTTCCGCGCCAACGTCTACGGCGACCCCGAGGCCTCGATCAGCCCCGACCAGCGCTTCGGGCAGAACCAGCAGCTCCAGCAGGCAGTCACGCAGGCCGACAACGCGATCGCCTACATCGCCCTGGCCTTCGTCGAGCCCGACGGCGGCACGCCTCCGATCGGCCTCGAGATCGACGGCACCCTCTACGAGTACGGCACGAACCTCGGTGCGCAGGACTACCCGCTCTCGCGAGACCTCCACGCCTACACCTGGGAGGACACCTCCCGGAAGGAGGCCTGCTTCATCAACTTCCTCCTCTCCGACTTCGGGCAGGAGATCTTCGTTGCGGGTAACAACTACTTCAAGCTCCCCCAGGACCGCCTGGAGACCCAGCGCGAGATGGTCGCTGCCTCGAACTACGAGTAA
- the gcvT gene encoding glycine cleavage system aminomethyltransferase GcvT — protein MAERTPPLHDEHRAADADFTDFGGWSMPVEFDGIRTEHEAVRESVGRFDVSHMGQVVVSGPGATELMDRLTTNDVEALSVGDAQYAAITDERGVMLDDTVVYRLPDRQAQPAYRFVPNAGHDEQMAERWRSHRDRWGLAAEVDDRTGEDAMLAIQGPEAMAAMAEIGEDVSDLGRFEARWADVAGVECWVARTGYTGEDGVELICPAGVVDTVWNELDCQRCGLGARDTLRLEAGLLLSGQDFDAEDNPRTPYEADLGFVVEFDSDFVGLDALAEQAEEGVAERIVGFELEERGVPRHGYSIESADGETIGEVTSGTMSPTLDEAIGLGYVPIDYTEPGTDLRIVVRDDPKVATVRELPFLE, from the coding sequence ATGGCCGAGCGGACCCCGCCGTTACACGACGAGCACCGCGCAGCCGACGCCGACTTCACCGACTTCGGCGGCTGGTCGATGCCCGTCGAGTTCGACGGGATTCGCACGGAACACGAGGCCGTCCGGGAGTCGGTCGGACGCTTCGACGTCTCCCACATGGGCCAGGTCGTCGTCTCGGGGCCAGGCGCCACGGAGCTGATGGACCGACTGACGACGAACGACGTCGAGGCGCTCTCCGTCGGCGACGCCCAGTACGCCGCGATCACGGACGAACGCGGCGTCATGCTCGACGACACCGTTGTCTACCGGCTCCCCGACCGGCAGGCACAGCCGGCCTACCGGTTCGTGCCGAACGCCGGCCACGACGAGCAGATGGCCGAGCGCTGGCGGTCCCATCGCGACCGGTGGGGCCTCGCAGCGGAGGTCGACGACAGGACCGGCGAGGACGCGATGCTCGCGATCCAGGGGCCCGAGGCGATGGCAGCGATGGCCGAGATCGGCGAGGACGTCTCCGACCTCGGTCGGTTCGAGGCCCGCTGGGCGGACGTGGCGGGCGTCGAGTGCTGGGTCGCCCGGACGGGCTACACCGGCGAGGACGGCGTGGAACTGATCTGTCCGGCGGGCGTCGTCGACACGGTCTGGAACGAACTCGACTGCCAGCGCTGTGGCCTCGGCGCGCGCGACACGCTCCGACTCGAGGCAGGACTCCTCCTCTCCGGGCAGGACTTCGACGCCGAAGACAACCCCCGGACGCCCTACGAGGCCGACCTCGGCTTCGTCGTCGAGTTCGACAGCGACTTCGTCGGCCTCGACGCCCTCGCCGAGCAGGCCGAGGAAGGGGTTGCCGAGCGGATCGTCGGCTTCGAACTCGAGGAGCGGGGCGTCCCCCGCCACGGCTACTCGATCGAGTCGGCCGACGGCGAGACGATCGGCGAGGTGACCAGCGGCACCATGAGCCCGACGCTCGACGAGGCGATCGGCCTCGGCTACGTTCCGATCGACTACACCGAGCCGGGGACCGACCTCCGGATCGTCGTCCGGGACGATCCCAAAGTGGCGACCGTCCGGGAACTGCCGTTCCTGGAGTAG
- the gcvH gene encoding glycine cleavage system protein GcvH, protein MSFDVPDDRRYLDSHEWAAQDDGVVRIGISDFAQDELGDVVFVEFPDEGESITAGEAFGVVESIKAVSDLYAPVSGEVVEVNETLFDRPELVNDDPYEEGWMLAVEPSEESELAELLDADTYREQVE, encoded by the coding sequence ATGAGCTTCGACGTACCCGACGACAGGCGCTATCTCGACTCGCACGAATGGGCAGCCCAGGACGACGGCGTCGTCCGGATCGGCATCAGCGACTTCGCACAGGACGAACTCGGCGACGTCGTGTTCGTCGAGTTCCCCGACGAAGGGGAGTCGATTACGGCCGGCGAGGCCTTCGGCGTCGTCGAATCGATCAAGGCCGTCTCGGACCTCTACGCGCCCGTCAGTGGCGAGGTCGTCGAGGTGAACGAGACGCTGTTCGACCGTCCGGAACTCGTCAACGACGACCCCTACGAGGAGGGCTGGATGCTCGCCGTCGAACCGTCCGAGGAAAGCGAACTGGCGGAACTGCTCGACGCCGACACGTACCGCGAGCAGGTCGAGTGA
- the arsB gene encoding ACR3 family arsenite efflux transporter → MSTTEAHEHGPNCDCESCGDPRSMDFLDKYLTLWIFGAMALGVGLGHVAPSVTEPIQNLHLVEIGLIAMMYPPLAKADYSQLRAVFSNWRVLGLSLVQNWLIGPTLMFGLAVFFFSGLVPGLPARPEYFLGLVFIGMARCIAMVLVWNELAEGSTEYVTGLVAFNSLFQILTYGVYVWFFALVLPDQLGMTALADGITTFDVTPGQVFEAIVIFLGIPFAGGFLTRYVGTRTKGETWYDEAFVPRIDPLTLVALLFTVVVMFATQGDAIVASPGDVLLIAVPLTIYFVVMFLVSFRMGRSIGADYSTTTAIGFTAASNNFELAIAVAVAVFGVGSGVAFATVVGPLIEVPVLLALVHVALYFQRRYDWGGFDAGRLDGATAESAADD, encoded by the coding sequence ATGAGCACGACCGAGGCCCACGAGCACGGCCCGAACTGCGACTGCGAGTCCTGTGGCGACCCGCGGTCGATGGACTTCCTCGACAAGTACCTCACCCTGTGGATCTTCGGTGCGATGGCGCTCGGCGTCGGGCTCGGCCACGTGGCACCGTCGGTGACGGAGCCGATCCAGAATCTGCACCTCGTCGAGATCGGCCTGATCGCGATGATGTATCCGCCACTGGCGAAGGCGGACTACTCACAGCTCCGGGCAGTGTTCAGCAACTGGCGCGTGCTCGGTCTGAGCCTCGTCCAGAACTGGCTCATCGGGCCGACGCTGATGTTCGGCCTCGCCGTTTTCTTCTTCAGCGGCCTCGTTCCCGGGTTGCCCGCGCGTCCGGAGTACTTCCTCGGGCTCGTGTTCATCGGGATGGCCCGCTGTATCGCGATGGTACTCGTCTGGAACGAACTCGCCGAGGGATCGACGGAGTACGTCACGGGGCTAGTGGCCTTCAACAGCCTCTTCCAGATCCTCACCTACGGCGTCTACGTTTGGTTCTTCGCGCTCGTCCTCCCCGATCAGCTCGGCATGACCGCGCTCGCAGACGGGATCACGACGTTCGACGTCACGCCGGGGCAGGTGTTCGAGGCCATCGTGATCTTCCTCGGCATTCCCTTCGCCGGCGGCTTCCTGACGCGCTACGTCGGGACGCGCACGAAGGGCGAGACGTGGTACGACGAGGCGTTCGTCCCGAGAATCGACCCGCTGACGCTCGTCGCACTCCTCTTTACCGTCGTCGTCATGTTCGCGACCCAGGGAGACGCCATCGTCGCCTCGCCGGGCGACGTCCTGTTGATCGCGGTCCCGCTGACGATCTACTTCGTCGTCATGTTCCTCGTGAGTTTCAGGATGGGCCGGTCGATCGGCGCGGACTACTCGACGACGACCGCGATCGGCTTCACCGCGGCCTCGAACAACTTCGAACTCGCGATCGCCGTCGCCGTCGCGGTCTTCGGCGTCGGCTCCGGCGTCGCGTTCGCGACCGTCGTCGGCCCGCTCATCGAGGTCCCGGTACTGCTGGCGCTGGTCCACGTCGCACTGTACTTCCAGCGGCGCTACGACTGGGGCGGGTTCGACGCCGGACGTCTCGACGGAGCGACTGCCGAATCGGCAGCCGACGACTGA
- a CDS encoding low molecular weight phosphatase family protein: MTPDTDADDPIRIAFVCVQNAGRSQMSTAFAEHERERRGLEDAVEILTGGTHPADRVHDEVVDAMADAGFDVADRTPREITSEELRSCDHVATMGCSTLDVGKVDDTVNVRDWALEDPDGKDPERVREIRDEVEERVSEMFDEISRDSGPNREN; this comes from the coding sequence ATGACACCCGACACCGACGCGGACGATCCGATTCGCATCGCCTTCGTGTGCGTCCAGAACGCCGGACGCTCCCAGATGTCGACCGCGTTCGCCGAACACGAACGTGAGCGCCGCGGCCTCGAGGACGCCGTCGAGATCCTGACCGGGGGCACGCACCCGGCCGATCGGGTCCACGACGAGGTCGTCGACGCGATGGCCGACGCCGGGTTCGACGTCGCCGATCGGACGCCCCGAGAGATCACGAGCGAGGAGTTGCGCTCCTGTGACCACGTCGCGACGATGGGCTGCTCGACGCTCGACGTCGGCAAGGTCGACGATACCGTGAACGTTCGGGACTGGGCGCTCGAGGATCCCGACGGCAAGGATCCCGAGCGCGTTCGTGAGATTCGCGACGAGGTCGAGGAACGAGTCTCCGAGATGTTCGACGAGATCAGCCGTGACTCCGGGCCGAATCGCGAGAACTGA
- the pstB gene encoding phosphate ABC transporter ATP-binding protein PstB — MSEADLTRTDDETHSATTAGETHERVQEEWRNYEFAGEPKFAVEDLDVYYGDERALQGVSMEIPEQSVTALIGPSGCGKSTYLRCLNRMNDRIKAAEIDGSVELDGQEIYQDNVDLVELRRRVGMVFQAPNPFPKSIRDNISYGPRKHGDISTGLLPKLLGRDDTEERDDLVERCLRQAALWDEVEDRLDDNALGLSGGQQQRLCIARCLAVDPEVILMDEPASALDPIATAKIEDLIEELAEDYTVVVVTHNMQQAARISDQTAVFLTGGELVEYGETDQVFEDPQSQRVEDYITGKFG; from the coding sequence ATGAGTGAAGCAGACCTCACGCGGACCGACGACGAGACGCACAGCGCGACCACCGCCGGCGAGACCCACGAGCGCGTTCAGGAGGAGTGGCGCAACTACGAGTTCGCCGGGGAGCCGAAGTTCGCCGTCGAGGACCTCGACGTCTACTACGGCGACGAACGGGCGCTCCAGGGGGTCTCCATGGAGATCCCCGAGCAGAGCGTCACGGCGCTGATCGGCCCCTCCGGCTGTGGCAAGTCCACCTACCTGCGGTGCCTCAACCGCATGAACGACCGCATCAAGGCGGCCGAGATCGACGGCTCCGTCGAACTCGACGGCCAGGAGATCTACCAGGACAACGTCGACCTCGTGGAGCTTCGCCGGCGCGTCGGCATGGTGTTCCAGGCGCCGAACCCGTTCCCGAAGTCGATCCGGGACAACATCTCCTATGGACCGCGCAAGCACGGCGACATCTCGACCGGGCTGCTGCCGAAGCTGCTCGGCCGCGACGACACCGAAGAGCGCGACGACCTCGTCGAGCGGTGCCTGCGTCAGGCCGCACTCTGGGACGAGGTCGAGGACCGCCTCGACGACAACGCCCTCGGCCTCTCCGGTGGGCAACAGCAGCGACTCTGCATCGCGCGCTGTCTCGCCGTCGACCCGGAGGTCATCCTCATGGACGAGCCCGCGAGCGCGCTCGACCCGATTGCGACCGCGAAGATCGAGGACCTCATCGAGGAGCTCGCCGAGGACTACACCGTCGTCGTCGTCACCCACAACATGCAGCAGGCCGCGCGGATCTCCGACCAGACCGCCGTCTTCCTCACGGGTGGCGAACTCGTCGAGTACGGCGAGACCGACCAGGTGTTCGAGGATCCCCAGAGCCAGCGCGTCGAGGACTACATCACCGGGA
- a CDS encoding YkgJ family cysteine cluster protein gives MDVDCEGCAGCCVDWHALAPGIEDPEREGERQPLDASTNFVPLERDEVRAMLAAGHGDALRPRLWTIDGAETTAGDADSASAEAADRPDAPVEVDGYPLAGIRGRPVFYVGLRKPPKPVAPAGRDEAVWLPTCTFLDPETLQCRIHDSELYPNACAAYPGFNLLLDQPTECERVEESGGGKRLLDDEPPADPPGVGLGPQALGAKLFAHPEPESLTGRIERLANGNGTRADRRAFVTVAASSSPGTLAVSEDWRERAREEFDAGDSWVSGSIDEWTELEGGDAAPTLGEQVEVERGAPDTPGWE, from the coding sequence ATGGACGTCGACTGCGAGGGCTGTGCCGGCTGTTGCGTCGACTGGCACGCGCTCGCGCCCGGCATCGAGGACCCCGAACGCGAGGGAGAGCGCCAACCACTCGACGCGTCCACGAACTTCGTACCGCTGGAACGCGACGAGGTGCGGGCCATGCTCGCCGCGGGTCACGGCGACGCGCTTCGCCCCCGGCTCTGGACGATCGACGGGGCCGAGACGACCGCCGGCGACGCCGATTCGGCGAGCGCCGAGGCGGCCGATCGACCGGACGCCCCGGTCGAGGTCGACGGGTACCCGCTCGCCGGCATTCGGGGCCGACCGGTGTTCTACGTAGGGCTCCGCAAACCACCGAAGCCCGTCGCGCCGGCCGGGCGCGACGAGGCGGTGTGGCTGCCGACCTGCACGTTTCTCGATCCCGAGACGCTCCAGTGCCGCATTCACGACTCGGAGCTCTATCCAAACGCCTGTGCCGCGTACCCCGGCTTCAACCTCCTGCTCGACCAGCCGACCGAGTGCGAGCGCGTAGAGGAATCCGGCGGCGGGAAGCGCCTGCTCGACGATGAGCCGCCGGCTGACCCACCCGGCGTCGGGCTGGGGCCGCAGGCGCTCGGCGCGAAGCTGTTCGCGCACCCGGAACCGGAGTCGCTGACGGGCCGCATCGAGCGGCTGGCCAACGGGAACGGAACGCGAGCGGATCGGCGCGCGTTCGTCACCGTCGCCGCATCGTCGAGTCCCGGGACACTCGCCGTGAGCGAGGACTGGCGCGAGCGCGCACGCGAGGAATTCGACGCCGGCGACTCGTGGGTCAGCGGATCGATCGACGAGTGGACGGAACTGGAGGGCGGCGACGCGGCTCCGACGCTGGGCGAGCAGGTCGAGGTCGAGCGGGGCGCCCCAGACACGCCCGGTTGGGAGTGA
- the pstC gene encoding phosphate ABC transporter permease subunit PstC yields the protein MDNTPDDPDDTDMSGTIQRRMQAVRDWIDAKIAAIVTWFRKLPDRIRDFLDRTPADAQAILLLGVVSFAAAAYFFWRSPGQAATPLTLFAGATAVGWIRHRGRTAKALTMLASVVTVAILLLIISFLVLHSRDAFEHMGTELLWRLEPPFWEAPSPDGTYSLTPLMVGTALTTVIATMIAAPLGIAGAVFISEMAPRRVREVVKPGIELLAGIPSITYGFVGLTIVNQYFYTEFQTPTIASYFAAGVMIGLMALPTVVSVAEDALASVPESMKSGSLAMGSTEWQTTKSVTIPAAFSGVSAAVLLGVGRAMGETMAATVMLSHTKGVPDPFFDVFSRYGETLTTVIASEAPNAIGGMHESALFAAGVVLFVSVMLLSITAQYVEWRMHRKLGGQS from the coding sequence ATGGACAATACTCCCGACGACCCCGACGATACCGACATGAGTGGGACGATTCAGCGGCGGATGCAGGCAGTACGCGACTGGATCGACGCGAAGATCGCGGCCATCGTGACGTGGTTCCGCAAGCTGCCGGACCGAATCCGGGACTTCCTCGACCGGACGCCTGCGGACGCACAGGCGATTCTCCTTCTCGGGGTCGTCTCGTTCGCGGCTGCCGCCTACTTCTTCTGGCGGAGCCCGGGCCAGGCCGCGACGCCGCTCACCCTGTTCGCCGGCGCGACCGCTGTCGGCTGGATCCGCCACAGGGGCAGGACGGCGAAGGCGCTCACGATGCTCGCGAGCGTCGTGACCGTGGCCATCCTCCTGCTCATCATCTCGTTCCTGGTCCTCCACTCCCGGGACGCCTTCGAGCACATGGGGACAGAGCTTCTCTGGCGGCTCGAGCCGCCGTTCTGGGAGGCGCCGAGCCCCGACGGCACCTACTCGCTGACCCCGCTGATGGTCGGGACGGCGCTGACGACCGTCATCGCGACGATGATCGCCGCCCCGCTCGGTATCGCCGGCGCGGTGTTCATCAGCGAGATGGCGCCCCGGCGCGTCCGCGAGGTCGTCAAGCCGGGCATCGAACTGCTCGCTGGCATCCCATCGATCACGTACGGGTTCGTCGGACTCACGATCGTCAACCAGTACTTCTACACCGAGTTCCAGACGCCGACGATCGCCTCGTACTTCGCGGCCGGCGTCATGATCGGTCTGATGGCGCTGCCGACCGTCGTCAGCGTCGCCGAAGACGCCCTCGCCTCGGTTCCGGAGTCGATGAAGAGCGGCTCGCTGGCGATGGGGTCGACCGAGTGGCAGACCACGAAGAGCGTCACGATCCCCGCTGCCTTCTCGGGCGTCTCCGCTGCGGTCCTCCTCGGCGTCGGCCGCGCGATGGGCGAGACCATGGCGGCGACGGTCATGCTCTCACACACGAAGGGCGTCCCCGATCCCTTCTTCGACGTCTTCAGCCGGTACGGAGAGACCCTGACGACGGTGATCGCGAGCGAGGCGCCGAACGCGATCGGTGGCATGCACGAGAGCGCGCTGTTCGCGGCCGGTGTCGTCCTGTTCGTCTCAGTCATGCTGTTGAGCATCACGGCGCAGTACGTCGAGTGGCGGATGCACCGCAAGCTGGGTGGTCAGTCGTGA
- a CDS encoding RidA family protein, protein MQQPSPDRASAPDRQQRDGTAFVGAFGKTTGESDLCFVEGQLPEDGDGVVDDPPAKQLERCLQNLDAQLDRHGRDPSDVLQLTLYLTDLDAYEEVNDAYEAYFDDTYPARTTVGVSELLGGAAVTVDAVVALE, encoded by the coding sequence ATGCAGCAGCCCAGTCCGGACCGTGCCAGTGCACCAGACAGGCAGCAACGCGACGGAACGGCGTTCGTCGGCGCGTTCGGCAAGACGACCGGCGAATCTGATCTCTGCTTCGTCGAGGGGCAGCTCCCCGAGGACGGCGACGGCGTCGTCGACGACCCGCCGGCGAAGCAGCTGGAACGCTGCCTCCAGAATCTCGACGCACAGCTGGACCGCCACGGGCGGGATCCGAGCGACGTCCTCCAGCTCACGCTCTACCTCACCGACTTGGACGCCTACGAGGAGGTCAACGACGCCTACGAGGCGTACTTCGACGACACGTACCCGGCACGCACCACCGTAGGCGTTTCCGAACTCCTCGGCGGTGCCGCGGTGACCGTCGACGCCGTCGTCGCGCTGGAGTAG
- the pstA gene encoding phosphate ABC transporter permease PstA, which yields MSTIDRHDLVTGDGGLRNGIAVGLLTAALLTFLASWLVLFGQVGDGIDLLGVPLVDVLALSLVVQGAGLGLLGLGSYYGYFPSNPSPSSGLLTGFLVGFLWTGTLGGIGSVQLGLGTIGWVGVAILGGIAAFVAVVLPSEDVGSTVPLAALIAPLGLAILVGPLSPPWVWEPNWTDAIFPGSEVLPLLFIAVSVVSAWSVAKAQEGFGARGRQRGAYYLIGTSVAGMLGTLGLIIWFIVDNGHEVFLTGAEIGGLDGEFTIPFLGVTIPWLHVKLPFVTNVPGGLFVEIPGVWPAVLGTIWLVIGAVVVAVPLGIGSAIFLTEYVERGRITQVVEVVTNGLWSTPSIVFGLFGLAFLMPRLSGGGRSLIVGQIVLGFMLLPLVMITSREAILSVPDEYRDASAALGVTRWQTIRSVVLPAAMPGVITGVILGVGRIAGETAPLLLVFGGPPFPSDNPAVMKSFEFSLQPPFITNEALTQAGTALPYQLYTSITAGVWNKEIYTTTEFGWGTALVLLGVVLLFYGIGVGGRMYFERKLSDR from the coding sequence GTGAGCACGATCGATCGTCACGACCTCGTCACCGGCGACGGCGGTCTCCGCAACGGGATCGCCGTCGGCCTCCTCACCGCAGCCCTGCTCACCTTCCTCGCGAGCTGGCTCGTCCTCTTCGGACAGGTCGGTGACGGCATCGACCTCCTGGGCGTCCCGCTGGTCGACGTCCTCGCACTGTCGCTGGTCGTGCAGGGAGCCGGGCTCGGCCTGCTCGGCCTCGGAAGCTACTACGGCTACTTCCCGTCGAATCCCTCGCCCTCCTCGGGCCTCCTGACGGGCTTCCTGGTCGGATTCCTCTGGACCGGCACGCTCGGGGGAATCGGGTCGGTCCAGCTCGGTCTCGGCACGATCGGCTGGGTCGGGGTGGCCATCCTGGGCGGGATCGCCGCCTTCGTCGCCGTCGTGTTGCCCAGCGAGGACGTCGGCTCGACGGTACCGCTCGCCGCGCTGATCGCACCGCTCGGTCTCGCGATCCTCGTCGGTCCGCTCTCGCCACCCTGGGTCTGGGAGCCCAACTGGACGGACGCCATCTTCCCCGGCAGCGAGGTGCTTCCCCTCCTGTTCATCGCCGTGTCGGTGGTCAGCGCCTGGAGCGTCGCGAAGGCACAGGAGGGCTTCGGCGCCCGCGGTCGCCAGCGCGGCGCCTACTACCTCATCGGGACGAGCGTCGCCGGGATGCTCGGGACGCTGGGCCTGATCATCTGGTTCATCGTCGACAACGGCCACGAGGTCTTCCTCACGGGCGCGGAGATCGGCGGGCTCGACGGGGAGTTCACGATCCCGTTCCTCGGGGTCACGATCCCGTGGCTCCACGTCAAACTCCCGTTCGTCACGAACGTCCCCGGTGGGCTGTTCGTGGAGATCCCCGGGGTCTGGCCGGCGGTGCTCGGGACGATCTGGCTCGTGATCGGCGCGGTGGTCGTCGCCGTGCCGCTGGGGATCGGCTCCGCGATCTTCCTCACCGAGTACGTCGAGCGCGGCCGGATCACGCAGGTGGTCGAGGTCGTCACCAACGGCCTCTGGAGCACCCCGAGCATCGTGTTCGGACTCTTCGGCCTGGCCTTCCTGATGCCCCGGCTCAGCGGCGGCGGTCGCTCGCTGATCGTCGGCCAGATCGTCCTCGGGTTCATGCTCCTCCCGCTGGTCATGATCACGAGCCGCGAGGCCATCCTCTCGGTACCCGACGAGTACCGGGACGCGAGCGCGGCGCTCGGCGTGACCCGCTGGCAGACGATCCGGAGCGTCGTGCTCCCGGCGGCGATGCCGGGCGTCATCACCGGCGTCATCCTCGGCGTCGGCCGGATCGCGGGCGAGACCGCGCCGCTCCTCCTCGTGTTCGGTGGACCGCCGTTCCCGTCGGACAATCCGGCAGTGATGAAATCCTTCGAGTTCAGCCTGCAGCCACCGTTCATCACGAACGAGGCGCTGACGCAAGCTGGCACGGCGTTGCCCTACCAGCTCTACACCTCGATCACGGCGGGCGTCTGGAACAAGGAGATCTACACCACGACCGAGTTCGGCTGGGGAACCGCCCTCGTGCTCCTGGGCGTCGTCTTGCTGTTCTACGGCATCGGCGTCGGGGGCCGAATGTACTTCGAGCGGAAGCTGAGCGACAGGTGA
- a CDS encoding NYN domain-containing protein, with the protein MRWLRELLGATSNESRGDGSHDEDATAAEATGLETGAKTAPRVGLFVDGPNVLREDFSVDLDDARDAASEEGSLAISRCYLDENAPARLIQAAEARGFEVVVTSGDVDVRLAVDATAAIGDGAIDVLALASRDTDFKPVLEAARRAGIRTVALPPGQYGNSDALANAADVAVVLEER; encoded by the coding sequence ATGCGCTGGCTTCGCGAGCTACTCGGGGCCACCTCGAACGAGTCACGGGGCGACGGCTCGCACGACGAGGACGCGACAGCGGCCGAGGCGACGGGCCTCGAAACCGGAGCCAAGACCGCGCCTCGCGTCGGCCTGTTCGTCGACGGGCCGAACGTACTCCGAGAGGACTTCTCCGTCGACCTCGACGACGCTCGCGACGCCGCGAGCGAGGAGGGATCACTCGCGATCTCGCGCTGTTACCTCGACGAGAACGCGCCGGCGAGACTCATCCAGGCCGCTGAAGCGCGAGGTTTCGAGGTCGTCGTGACCAGCGGTGACGTCGACGTTCGCCTCGCCGTCGACGCGACCGCCGCCATCGGGGACGGTGCGATCGACGTGCTCGCGCTCGCCTCGCGGGACACCGACTTCAAACCCGTCCTGGAGGCCGCCAGGCGCGCGGGGATCCGGACCGTCGCCCTCCCGCCGGGGCAGTACGGGAACTCCGACGCCCTGGCCAACGCCGCCGACGTAGCGGTGGTGCTCGAGGAGCGATAG